CAGAACTGCAAAGTCGGTTATTTCTTGCCGGTGATAATGCACACCTAATAAAGAGATTAATCCATGAAATTGCCGGTAGATATCAAGGTAGAAATAACGGCTTTACTAGACTGCTAAGGTTGGAACCAAGACTAGGTGACCGTGCTCCTTCTGCTATGCTGGAATTACTTGATGTTCCTGTTACAAATGCTGAAGGCGGCTTGAACAGAGGTAACATGAAACTGTGGTTGAATGTTAAGGCAGCTGTATATGCTGTATCTAAAGGTGAGCCGTTTACTGATCTCACACTGTTAAATTTGAATAAGATGGCGAATGGTAAGGATATCAATGATTTTATGCGTGATGTTGCTACTATTAGAGAGCATTTACTGAAACATCAAAATATCACCACTACGGAGGAAGAGACCCAGCAGTTTATTGAGGAACTTAAGGCTGCTATGGCTAAACCTAGAGTCAAGGATGACACTGACAAGGGCTACAAGATTGTTAGTGAGAGACCTCCCCTTCCGTAGATGACATTTTCTGACGTGAATCATGTACATATACAACTACTGAAGATCTCCAAGATCCTGCGTAAATAGGTTGAAGTATACTCCGGGAATGTTCACTCATATCCTAGGAGATATATATTACTAAAACAAAACtttatattattatgtTAGAGCAGCTGCTGAAAGGCCCCGGTGTGATGAGCTTTAGAATATGCAGTGAAGTTAAGAACAAATACACTACGTAAAAGCTATTCATAATGGTGCCAGTAACAGCTGATATGAGAGCAAAGGTGGCTGTATGAGTTAAAACGTGATTTCACATGAATTTGCCCCTTGTGGCTCTTATTATTGTACCTAAGTAATAGCCTCCGCAATAAAAAGACAAGCTCTACAGTTGCACTTACGTCTGCTTTAAAAGGAACTAGAAACGATATTGGGTCCCTCTTTTAAGTGACCATGAAGCCTGCAATATCAAAACTAATGAGCACGCCCGTACTAGCATTGAATGGCATCTGTGATGCTGTTGGTAATACGCCCTTAATAAAGCTACATAAGCTATCAAAAGAACTTGGCCGCAATATTTATGGTAAGGCTGAGTTCCAGAACCCTGCTGGTTCGGTGAAGGATAGAACGGCGTTGTATCTTATTAATCATGCTGAACAGTCTGGTGCTATTGATCCTTCAAAGCCAGTGACCATTGTTGAAGGTTCAGCAGGTAACACTGCTATTGGTATTGCTCATATTGCTAGATCGAAGGGATATAATTCGGTTGCATACATGCCGGACACGCAGTCTGCTGACAAGGTgaatattttgaagttgCTAGGTACAGAGGTTCACACAGTTCCCGTATGCCCTATTACCGATCCTCTTAACTTCAACAATAGGGCAAGAGACCACGCCAAGAGGGTAGAAAATGCGTATTGGACCAACCAATTTGACAACGAGGCCAACTGGAAGGTGCACTACGATACTACAGGGCCAGAAATTTATAAGCAGCTTGCCTCTCAGAACTTTACGGTCGATGCCTTTACCTGTTCTACAGGAACTGGTGGTACGTTCTCCGGTATTGCAAGGTACTTGGAAGAAGCAACGGACGGGAAATGTAAGTTGGTTGTAGCGGATCCGCCTGGGTCTGTGATTTACTCATACGTGAAGACTGGAGAGCTCAATCGTGAAGGAAGCTCCTTTACTGAGGGAGTTGGTCAAGGTAGGATTACTAAAAATATGGAAGCAAGTGTAGATATCATTGATGATGCAGTATTTGTTCCTGACGAACTATCCATAGCCATGGTTTATAGGCTAATCGAGGACGAAGGGCTCTTTCTTGGTGGTACCTCCGGTCTCAATGTAGTTGCAGCAACTATGGTTGCAAAGACATTGCCTCCTGATAGCAATGTAGTCACCATTCTGTGCGATACCGGCAATAAATACGCACAGAGGATATTCTCTAAAAAGTGGCTATTAGAAAAAAATTTGTACGATGCAATTCCTGTAGAGTTGCGGAAGTATATTACGCTAGAATAAGTATCTAACGCGTAATGCTGAGCAACAAGATGTGTTACATATTACATGATACAAAAATTTTATTTAGGGAAACGTTTCCCATGCTCAAAATAAGTCCTGTATGTAATTGCTATTCAGTTCAGCAATAGCACGACATAATATATGCCAATCTATCTTCATCGCGTCTGGGTGGTTGAGTTCTTGCCATTTGAGCAGTTCGTAGATGAACATTAAATTTGGTTGGATGATAATATTCAGCCTTCGAACCCGAACAAATAGGTAGGCTTGAACCACTCCGCAATTTAACTCCTTCATGCATTCCGCGATACATACAGTTGCACTTCTTGATACACCCACCATACAGTGGACAAGTACTTTCTCATTTCTTTTATGACACTCGTCGATGAAAGACAAAATCTGATCCAACTGAGAAAGCATGGAATCAGCTCCATTATCTCCTAACTCACTTATGTGGTATACATTAAATCCATCTTTAGTTGTTAATGTTGTTTTAGTGCAGGATTGCTCGCCTGCGTTTGGCAATTCCTGCACTTTCCGCCTGTTCCTGCTGAATATGTTCTTATGCGCCGCACTCTTCAACGTTTCTAGATTAGAGTTCTTCACAGCACTGGAATATAGGCCTCCATCTAGCTTAGATTCTGCTGATGAGCTTCTACTTTCATGACTATTTGTTCCTGTTGTGGAAGCGGAATCTAATTGTAGCCACGACACATCCACTCCCACTGAAACAATGTTTCTGATCTGTAGGTCTTGCAAAAGTTTAGGATGGTGAGCATGCTCCGAAGATCCTAAGTATAGATGAGGTAGTATTCTGGATGGAAGAGGGCCCTTCATATGAAGAATTTTTTCATCTTGACATGGCTTACTGAAAAACATCTTACTGAAGAGTTCCGGCTCTACAGTAATCGGTTCTGAAGTCCTCTCAGGATGTCGCAACGGTGATTTGTCCTGCAGTAACAGTTGCAAGTGGCCTAGTATCTGCATGTCAATAGGAAACAGGAAAAACGGTCTTCCGGGATTGTCAGTCAACCGCAACAAAACCTCATCGAGTGACAAATCCCATATAAATATCAAGTATGCAACCAATAAAAATGAACTTTCGGTGTAACCATCAGAACAATATATTAAAGTGAACATATTGGTCTTTAAATGGAATTGGTGGATGTAGTGGCAAAGGTTCACTAAAGACTTGATAGACTCCAGTGTCAAAGATCCTAGACCGATGGAGCCGGAACTTGGGAACTTCAAGTGAATGGGTGATTTATCTATGTCACTTAGGTGGTTCTCTATCTGCTTTCGGTCAGGAATACCGACAGCCTCCGCGCAATGAATGAATAACCCACAGTTAACACAGTCCTTGGGAATAAGATTAAATAGCTTTGAGTCGAAATCAGGATTATCAGAGCTCTCGCAATCGAGATCATGTAGTGTGACCACAGTGTTATCATAACTATAATAACTTCTGCTATTGCTTGTACAATTGTCAGTCAGGCCTAAATACAAAATCTCGTAATCAGTTGAGTTGCCACAACAAAGACTAGGTGCTATCTTCTTGACGCTACTCATTTTGGATATTTCAAGCCTCTCTTTATACAAAAGGTCTCTTTCCCAATTATTAAACGACGCCAGGTCGAATTTTGATGCCAACCTTGTTTGGTGGCTTTTCTCTACAGCCTTATTAGACATAGGTATCGTACCAATAAGTTCCCTAGGAATACTATCATTTGGATCAAGAACCCTAATGTCAAGCTCGTTTTCTGGATAGTCCACATAATTCAATAATACAAACCTGCTTGCCCAACGTACCATTATGCCTGCATAGTGACATAAACACTCATTTGGGTGCTGTGGAGACAAGCAGTATATCACAGCAATCTTAGACATTTCCAGATGTTTTGCTGGCTGGAGATCAAATCGCCTAAACAATACGGGTTGCTTCCAGGCCATATCATGCATCCCGCAGTCCTCCCCCAGCTTGTTCTTCTTCCCGTACCTGAATTGCTTCAAATTATCAGTCAACAAGAACGGAAGCAATTGATATGTCTTACATGCTTCAATCACCTCGTTAACCTCAGATTCAAATGTATTCACACCAGTTAATACCCCATATTCCTTGATTTCTGTAGCAACAATTGATCGTAAATCCTGTGTGGGGTCCTTTAAATTCAATAATAGCTCGTTAAGATCAATAGAAGATTTCAAAATACCAGAGTTCTCAATCATACCAGCCTGTAGTGTCTGGGAACTAATTATACTGAGCTGAAACTTGTCAGTTTTAGGAGGACTTCTACATTTAGCCAAGCCATGTAACCAGGGGAACATAACATCTGCATCCGGCAGGGCAACTTGTCTCTGTAAATTGAACAACTTAAACGTCTCTTCTGCACTTATAGGCGTGAATTCATGACGACCAAGGTCCTCTTGTGGTCTATCCTCACCGAAACTCAACTTTTCACCAATATCCTGCCGTTTTGCTTGATTCCTATCACTTGACATAGTAAAAGAATTCAAACTCCGAGTAAAACCTCAAGTCCAAACGCATTCACTTGAATAGCACACTACTTATAGTCGAATCTGGtaattttaaaaataataaacgTTCTTTATCTCGTCTTACGCAACCAAGAAGAGTTGATAGTTGGTCATCGCACATTATTTAATTCTTATAGTGCTATTAGCATGTATGAGGGTTGTGGGTGTATTCTAGAATTAAAGCCCACTGGCCTAACCTTTCAGTTATATGACCTGATATTGGAAACTACCGCTCTCTTGATGCCACAATTGACCTTATATCTTCGTATATCTCTCTTCTTGCACTGTATTCTGTTCATTAATATTCTTTATTAAGTTCCTTTAATATGTCAGACGAATTCCTTAACGTAATTACTATAATACATCAGCTCATCGTATAGCGATTACACTGAAATAGAAGCCTTAAAGATGGACCCAAGTGATATCAAGGGCCTAGCCCCTCGTTTGCCTATTTCTAAATGCAAGAGGATAGCCAAGACTGATCCTGATTACATTATTCAAACACAGTCGGCGTACATTGCCACGGCTTTTGCAACGGAGCTATTTGTCCAGGCATTCAGCGAGGAAGCTATAGCAATGGCTCAGTTGGAAAGTAAGAAGCCAGTCAATCGAAAACAAGTGCGTCTTACCTACAGTGACTTAGCCCGTGTAGTTGCAAGAGTGGGCAAATTTAACTTCCTTAGCGATGTGGTTCCGGAAACCAAAGTGCTCTCAGATCTAGTAAGGTTGAATAAAGTAAGATATTCTACACCTGCTCCACGGTCTGTGGCAGCTGACCAGGCCGTTCTTCCTTTCAAGAAACGGGAAGGAGCTGCTGATGCGGTCTATGAAGATGCCGGCGACGAGGCGTACAACGGcgaagaggaagaagatgaaataGAGAGCGAGGAGGAGGTTGAAGACATGCAGCTCCAGCGAGACATGGAGGAGGTTGCTAGGATGAATAGGATTGTAGATATCGACAGCGACGAGAGCAGCGATGAAGAACGCGGAAACTTTCCGCAAGAAGAACAAGACGAGGAATAGACATAGAAGCCTCATGCCGCTTAACAGCCGGTTCTTACTGATGCCTATAGACTTACTAATCCCAAATAACACTCTTATAATAACATATTTGTGCTCTTGTTGGGCGCAGAGGTCTCTTTCTAATATCTACCCAAGTATATTATTTGACATTTTTTAGATTCTTCTGGAAGCCGCAACATGCTATCTCTTCTCCTTAAGATACAACTTTATAAAGTAAAGAGAAGCAACTGCAGCTAGCTAGAAGGCTATATTCATTATAACCTATTCATAATGGGCTTGTTTAATGGAAATGAAAATGACAAGGATGTCACAAACTTTAATAACGATGTTTTAGAGAACAAGTTCTCTAAACAATTAACCCGTATTGATGATACGTTAAATGAAATTTGGAAGGATATATCCGATGAACCTGCTTCTTTTATTGATGACGTTGTAAAGCACTCTACTTCTAAGGCGTTTTCTGATGGGCTTATAGACTCTATTTGGCTTAATGCGACAGACACCCTTGGAGAGGTACTAACTGGGATGGGCCTTCCTGGAGGCCTTGGTAACCCGCTTAAGATTAAACGCATGTTGAATCCGGAAACGTCGATGTATAGATACACTATGCCTACAGATGAGCAATTCAGTAGGTGTAAGGATTTGAAAGGTCTCTCTGTCTGGGATACGAAAGGGTGGTGGAGATGTCTTTTCCCGGAATCTGTGGTACGGAGAAATATAGGTACTGATGAGGACCTTTCCAAGATTCTTACTCGTGAAAAAGTTGAGAACGACCGTTCTCACAAGTTTGGGCTCTTCTTCCCTGACTACTCAGGTTACTTGTCATGGAGGTCTCACATGTTGAGGCTAACGAAAGAAAAACAACAACGCGAGCAACAGGAACGCCAAAAACGTGAGAATCTGCTATCTTCAACCCCCAGCACCCCTGAGGACCTGATGGCTTGGAATCACGACTCTTCAGTGTCATCTGCAGATGCCAGAGGAAAGGTCATGGGTACGTCCAAGTACAGCACATTCAATTCGACGGACAGAGGACAGGAACAAATTGTTGAAAGCAGGACCTACTTTGAGGACGGATCTGTTGCCATCCATTCAGAGAAGAAGATTGTCCCCTATGATGGTTCTGAGCCTATCTATGAAACGAGAAACGAGGTTGTGGGAAGAGAGGGACAAGATGCCACAAAGGATGGCTGGTTTTGGAAGAAATGAAGCACGCTATCCTATGTGCTATCTCTGAGCAATTTATTGCTATCATGAGTAATACAAATAGCTCTGGTCTTTTATGTTATTAAATGTACTCGCGGTGACGTTGTACATAAGGAATTGTGAATAGTTATAATATACATCAGTATTACTTCAATCGCCTCTAAGTGGGATAGATAAGAAGAAAGCTAAATACCTGAATAGCAATAGCGCCACTTCAGGCCTAGCGGAGATCTTTTGGTCCCTGGATGAGCACTAATGGTCTCTATTATAGTTGTGACGTATGAAAATAATAGTCCGGGTAACTTATGTGATGAACAACTTTTCAAACTTATATCTTGAAGCATCAACTAACCTAAGATAAGTCCACAGCTCATAGAAAGCACCTAGAGTGGTTATTATTTGATGTCGACCAGAAAGAAGGAATATATTGCAAAGGTTAATTACAAGAATGATCTTCCTCCCCCTCCTTTACCTCCAAAACTCCTAAAATACAATTACTTTGATAATGAGGCTGTCGAATCTCCTCAATTAATAACTTCTCTATACACTAAGACAAATGTTACTCCGTTAATCCAGCTAGATAAGGAGCTCGGTATGCCAATAGATTTAATTCAGATTCCTGGTGTGCTAAATCAACAAGATACGAAGTTTTTATATGGGTATGACTCTGTTAAGCTGCAGCAAGAAGACCGTGTGTTGTTGAGGGATCCTCGTGTTGATAGAATTACCAAAACAGACCTCTCGAAGGTTACTTTCTTGAGGAGAACAGAATACATGTCTAGTACACTGGCAACGAAAAATGAAAAGAAACGGCCTGCGTCTACTGTGGATGATGACGGTGACAGTGCGTTAACACCTTCTCaaattgttgaaaaggTGGAAAACACATTCGATACTGTGGGAAGCGATCTTTCAAAGCTTTCACATCCTAATAAGAAGAATGTGAAGGCCGTTAAGACCTGGAGCTTGCTACCAGATACAGTGTCCATGGACCAGACCTTTTTTACTATTAAGATGGTAGGTTCTGCTGCCTTGAACAAAAAAGAAAAGGATACGGTGGATATGACCTCTGCAATATTCAGACCTGTGGAGCTGGAAGAAGACGAGTGGGTCTCTGCTTATGTCACTGATTCCAAGAACAGTGAAGAGTTGAGAAAGGAACTTGAACAACAAATAGACGAACTGTCCGAAAACAATAATATTTACAAGTACAGAAGACTAAATGACTACGACATGAAACAGATGCAGCCCTCTGGTAGTGCAGGACTTGTATCAGAAGTAGTTATTTCCTTCAATGACGATAAGGGTGTAGCATATTACAAGCCGCTGCGTTCTAGGCTAGAACTACGAAAGAGAAGAGTTAACGATGTTATCAAGCCTCTAGTTAGGGAAAACAACTGGGATCAGATAAATTTGAAGCTAAGGAAACCAACTACTCAGGAAACAAAGCTTAGAGATAAGATCAGAATGAGGTTTGACCCAATTGACTTTCCAAatgttgatgatgatgacgTTGTTGACGACAGCGACGTAAAGCCTGTCGACGAAACACCAGTCGAAGGAACTGAAAAGGTTGATCATGCAGCGGAGGCGATCAAGCATGATCAAAACGATGAGCAGTAGTTCTCAGCTTCGAGGTATAGGTTATTAAACCATATTGT
The Eremothecium sinecaudum strain ATCC 58844 chromosome II, complete sequence DNA segment above includes these coding regions:
- the MRPL8 gene encoding mitochondrial 54S ribosomal protein bL17m (Syntenic homolog of Ashbya gossypii AEL162W; Syntenic homolog of Saccharomyces cerevisiae YJL063C (MRPL8)) is translated as MTVGLGRHLSRSKPHRTALLKNLTTQLLQHGAIVSTIPKLKETQKLAERVITIAKKARSNPKMHIPELQSRLFLAGDNAHLIKRLIHEIAGRYQGRNNGFTRLLRLEPRLGDRAPSAMLELLDVPVTNAEGGLNRGNMKLWLNVKAAVYAVSKGEPFTDLTLLNLNKMANGKDINDFMRDVATIREHLLKHQNITTTEEETQQFIEELKAAMAKPRVKDDTDKGYKIVSERPPLP
- a CDS encoding HBR394Wp (Syntenic homolog of Ashbya gossypii AEL161W; Non-syntenic homolog of Saccharomyces cerevisiae YGR012W); amino-acid sequence: MKPAISKLMSTPVLALNGICDAVGNTPLIKLHKLSKELGRNIYGKAEFQNPAGSVKDRTALYLINHAEQSGAIDPSKPVTIVEGSAGNTAIGIAHIARSKGYNSVAYMPDTQSADKVNILKLLGTEVHTVPVCPITDPLNFNNRARDHAKRVENAYWTNQFDNEANWKVHYDTTGPEIYKQLASQNFTVDAFTCSTGTGGTFSGIARYLEEATDGKCKLVVADPPGSVIYSYVKTGELNREGSSFTEGVGQGRITKNMEASVDIIDDAVFVPDELSIAMVYRLIEDEGLFLGGTSGLNVVAATMVAKTLPPDSNVVTILCDTGNKYAQRIFSKKWLLEKNLYDAIPVELRKYITLE
- the PPS1 gene encoding tyrosine/serine/threonine protein phosphatase PPS1 (Syntenic homolog of Ashbya gossypii AEL160C; Syntenic homolog of Saccharomyces cerevisiae YBR276C (PPS1)), coding for MSSDRNQAKRQDIGEKLSFGEDRPQEDLGRHEFTPISAEETFKLFNLQRQVALPDADVMFPWLHGLAKCRSPPKTDKFQLSIISSQTLQAGMIENSGILKSSIDLNELLLNLKDPTQDLRSIVATEIKEYGVLTGVNTFESEVNEVIEACKTYQLLPFLLTDNLKQFRYGKKNKLGEDCGMHDMAWKQPVLFRRFDLQPAKHLEMSKIAVIYCLSPQHPNECLCHYAGIMVRWASRFVLLNYVDYPENELDIRVLDPNDSIPRELIGTIPMSNKAVEKSHQTRLASKFDLASFNNWERDLLYKERLEISKMSSVKKIAPSLCCGNSTDYEILYLGLTDNCTSNSRSYYSYDNTVVTLHDLDCESSDNPDFDSKLFNLIPKDCVNCGLFIHCAEAVGIPDRKQIENHLSDIDKSPIHLKFPSSGSIGLGSLTLESIKSLVNLCHYIHQFHLKTNMFTLIYCSDGYTESSFLLVAYLIFIWDLSLDEVLLRLTDNPGRPFFLFPIDMQILGHLQLLLQDKSPLRHPERTSEPITVEPELFSKMFFSKPCQDEKILHMKGPLPSRILPHLYLGSSEHAHHPKLLQDLQIRNIVSVGVDVSWLQLDSASTTGTNSHESRSSSAESKLDGGLYSSAVKNSNLETLKSAAHKNIFSRNRRKVQELPNAGEQSCTKTTLTTKDGFNVYHISELGDNGADSMLSQLDQILSFIDECHKRNEKVLVHCMVGVSRSATVCIAECMKELNCGVVQAYLFVRVRRLNIIIQPNLMFIYELLKWQELNHPDAMKIDWHILCRAIAELNSNYIQDLF
- a CDS encoding DNA polymerase epsilon noncatalytic subunit (Syntenic homolog of Ashbya gossypii AEL159W; Syntenic homolog of Saccharomyces cerevisiae YJL065C (DLS1) and YBR278W (DPB3)) yields the protein MDPSDIKGLAPRLPISKCKRIAKTDPDYIIQTQSAYIATAFATELFVQAFSEEAIAMAQLESKKPVNRKQVRLTYSDLARVVARVGKFNFLSDVVPETKVLSDLVRLNKVRYSTPAPRSVAADQAVLPFKKREGAADAVYEDAGDEAYNGEEEEDEIESEEEVEDMQLQRDMEEVARMNRIVDIDSDESSDEERGNFPQEEQDEE
- the MPM1 gene encoding Mpm1p (Syntenic homolog of Ashbya gossypii AEL158W; Syntenic homolog of Saccharomyces cerevisiae YJL066C (MPM1)) — translated: MGLFNGNENDKDVTNFNNDVLENKFSKQLTRIDDTLNEIWKDISDEPASFIDDVVKHSTSKAFSDGLIDSIWLNATDTLGEVLTGMGLPGGLGNPLKIKRMLNPETSMYRYTMPTDEQFSRCKDLKGLSVWDTKGWWRCLFPESVVRRNIGTDEDLSKILTREKVENDRSHKFGLFFPDYSGYLSWRSHMLRLTKEKQQREQQERQKRENLLSSTPSTPEDLMAWNHDSSVSSADARGKVMGTSKYSTFNSTDRGQEQIVESRTYFEDGSVAIHSEKKIVPYDGSEPIYETRNEVVGREGQDATKDGWFWKK
- the PAF1 gene encoding Paf1p (Syntenic homolog of Ashbya gossypii AEL157W; Syntenic homolog of Saccharomyces cerevisiae YBR279W (PAF1)), translating into MSTRKKEYIAKVNYKNDLPPPPLPPKLLKYNYFDNEAVESPQLITSLYTKTNVTPLIQLDKELGMPIDLIQIPGVLNQQDTKFLYGYDSVKLQQEDRVLLRDPRVDRITKTDLSKVTFLRRTEYMSSTLATKNEKKRPASTVDDDGDSALTPSQIVEKVENTFDTVGSDLSKLSHPNKKNVKAVKTWSLLPDTVSMDQTFFTIKMVGSAALNKKEKDTVDMTSAIFRPVELEEDEWVSAYVTDSKNSEELRKELEQQIDELSENNNIYKYRRLNDYDMKQMQPSGSAGLVSEVVISFNDDKGVAYYKPLRSRLELRKRRVNDVIKPLVRENNWDQINLKLRKPTTQETKLRDKIRMRFDPIDFPNVDDDDVVDDSDVKPVDETPVEGTEKVDHAAEAIKHDQNDEQ